GCTGGATCCAGGCCGCCTCGTCGTTCGTCAAGCTGCCGCTGCTGTTCCTCGCCACGCTCGCCATCTGCCTGCCCACGCTGTACCTGTTCAACCTGGTCTTCGGCGCGCGACTGTCGGTCATGCAGGCGGTCACGCTGATCATGGTGCCGATCACGGTCACCGCGGTGCTGACGCTGGCGTTCGCGCCGATCAGCCTGTTCTTCCTGATCACGTCGAACAGCTACTCGTTCTTCAAACTGCTCAACGTGGCGATCCTGGTGCTGACCGCGATCGTCGGGCTGCGCTTCCTCACCGCGGGGATGACCGCGTTCAACGAGCACCAGCTCACGCTCGCGTCGGCCGCCTCGACGCCGGAGAAGCCGGAGCAGGCCCCGGTCGAGGCAGCGGCACCGGCACCGGCACCGGCGCCGACTCCGGCGCTGGTGGGCGCGAACGGGGCGGCCGCGGTTCCTGGGCCGGCGGTGCCCGCGTACGACGGCATGCTCCCGGGAGGCTGGGAGCCGTACGCGCCGCCGCGCCGCCCGTCCGCCGCGGACCTCCCGGCCGGGCAGCGGCCGGCCAGCATGACGCTGCTCTACATCTGGATCGCCCTGTTCGGCTTCGTCGGCACCCAGCTGGCCTGGACGCTGCGCCCGTTCTTCGGCAGCCCGGAGGAGCCCTTCGCGGTCTTCCGCGACGTCAACGGCACGTTCTACGCCGACGCCCTCACCACGATCGGCCGGCTGATCACCGGCTGAGAATCTTTCACCGATGACGGTGAGCCGTTTCGCGTTTCTCTCCGTATCTACCCCCGACGGGGTGGACGAACCGTGGAGGCGCAGATGGCATCGCTGGGGCGAGACGACACGGACTCGCAGAGCTGGCGACGTCCGGCCTCCTACGGCAGCTACGACTACGAGCCCGCCGGTCCGCCCGGCCGCCGGCGAGCCCCCGAACACGACGAGTACGAGCCGCCGGCACCGGCCGGCGGCTCGTTCACCGCGTACGGTTCCAGCGGTTCCTACCGGACCGTCTCCGGCGCCTACCCGGTCACGAACGACGGCTCGGACCCGTACGCCGGTTTCTCCGGTGCCTCCGGCCCCGCCGTCGCCACCTCCACGTACCGCGCGCCCGCCGCCCCGCCCGCCTGGGAGGCACCCGCGGACCCATGGGCGACCGTCGGCGCGACCCCCGCCTACGACCCGGCCCCGCCGCGCGCCGCCCGTCGCCGCGACCACGACGCCGGCACCCCGCGCCGCGGCCCCCGGTTCATGCTGGCCGGCGCGCTCATCGTGGCCGTCGCCGCGGGCGCCGGCACGGCCGGGGCGTGGTACGGCGCGAACCGCGTCGGCGCCACCAACCAGGCCGGGAACTCCACCAGCACCCAACTGGTCGGTGCGGACGGCGAACTCACCAGCACCGCCGAGCAGGTCCTGACCGGCGTGGTCTCGATCGAGGTCCGCACGGACGACGGCGCCTCCTCCGGCTCCGGCTTCGTCATCGACGACGCCCAGCACATCATCACGAACAACCACGTGGTCGAGGGCGCCAGCCGGGTCACGGTCAGCGGCCAGGACGGCGAGAGCCTCGACGCGGACGTGATCGGCA
This genomic window from Catenuloplanes niger contains:
- a CDS encoding S1C family serine protease, with amino-acid sequence MASLGRDDTDSQSWRRPASYGSYDYEPAGPPGRRRAPEHDEYEPPAPAGGSFTAYGSSGSYRTVSGAYPVTNDGSDPYAGFSGASGPAVATSTYRAPAAPPAWEAPADPWATVGATPAYDPAPPRAARRRDHDAGTPRRGPRFMLAGALIVAVAAGAGTAGAWYGANRVGATNQAGNSTSTQLVGADGELTSTAEQVLTGVVSIEVRTDDGASSGSGFVIDDAQHIITNNHVVEGASRVTVSGQDGESLDADVIGTDPGMDIAVLRISPSDTLEPLPMGKSSTLRVGETVLAVGAPLGLSGSVTSGIVSAVDRRVRLGGEGATRQSAVQTDASINPGNSGGPLVNSAGEVIGVNTAIATLEGGGSIGIGFAIPIERAAEVAQALIAAEG